The segment ACCCCTCTGGATAAGGATGGTGGCGGCCCACAGTGCAAACTCAACGAGGACCCCTGGTACATCCTGTACTCCTCCATTGGGTCGTTCTTCGCCCCGTGCCTCATCATGATCTTGGTGTATGTTCGCATCTATCAGATTGCCAAGAAGCACACTAGATGTCCTCCAGGAGAGCTGAGGAAAGACTCTGCAGGTGGTGTGCCACCTGGCCGAGAGCTGCAGAACGGGAAAAACCAGGGAGGTGTTGACCCTGTGAATGTCCCTAATATGACTGGATCCAGATCTGATGCTGTAAACCAGTCTCAACCACCAGCAGAAAGTCGGCAGCTGATGAAACACTCAAGGGGGTGCAAGTACAACGAGGACAGTTCAACCTCCAGTGTGGGGACTCTGGAGCCTGGCCACCAGACATCCACACAAACCCAAATGTACCAAAAAGTCATCATAAAGTCAAAGGGCAGCCAGAAACCAGCAGAAACTCAGAAGACCAAAAGGAAAGCCATCATCATCCGTGAGAAGCGCTTCACATTCGTCCTGGCTGTCGTCATTGGGGTTTTCGTTGTCTGCTGGTTCCCGTTCTTCTTCAGCTACAGCTTGAAAGCCATTTGTCCAGAGGCTTGTAAACTACCAGAGCCACTTTTTAAGTTCTTCTTCTGGATTGGCTACTGCAACAGTGCCCTGAACCCACTCATCTA is part of the Carassius auratus strain Wakin chromosome 10, ASM336829v1, whole genome shotgun sequence genome and harbors:
- the LOC113110498 gene encoding alpha-2B adrenergic receptor-like; the encoded protein is MATTPYSGETWKNLSSEVKACNSHLSYSPETTAAFATSMTLIMLFTIFGNILVIIAVLTCHSLRGPQNLFLVSLAAADILVATLIIPFSLANELIGYWYFESLWCEIFLALDVLFCTSSIIHLCAISLDRYLSISWPVQYPTQRTPRKIKGAILVVWLISAVISFPPLVSMNKNPQVSNNKTPLDKDGGGPQCKLNEDPWYILYSSIGSFFAPCLIMILVYVRIYQIAKKHTRCPPGELRKDSAGGVPPGRELQNGKNQGGVDPVNVPNMTGSRSDAVNQSQPPAESRQLMKHSRGCKYNEDSSTSSVGTLEPGHQTSTQTQMYQKVIIKSKGSQKPAETQKTKRKAIIIREKRFTFVLAVVIGVFVVCWFPFFFSYSLKAICPEACKLPEPLFKFFFWIGYCNSALNPLIYTIFNRDFRKAFKKILCKNYKDSSL